The following are from one region of the Salvia hispanica cultivar TCC Black 2014 chromosome 1, UniMelb_Shisp_WGS_1.0, whole genome shotgun sequence genome:
- the LOC125209398 gene encoding NAC domain-containing protein 83-like — protein sequence METLKLQIGFRFHPTDEELLLHYLKRKVLSLPLLANVIPELEAFQFNPSDLPGDLKEKRYFFCKRKRNLVNKCGYWKSSGKDKQVVASGSNNVIGIKKSFVFYQDRKMKTKWIMQEFSLVGFLKTPFLNQRLLMQVGDWVVCRLYQRKRKARSHGATAYNSKGASVAQTPSFLPMSLSCSSGITDVSSSDLDQEASSRFL from the exons atgGAGACTCTGAAACTTCAAATTGGGTTCAGATTTCACCCCACCGATGAAGAGCTATTGCTTCACTACTTAAAGCGGAAGGTTTTGTCTCTGCCATTGCTCGCCAACGTCATTCCTGAACTGGAAGCCTTCCAATTCAATCCATCGGATTTGCCTG GTGATTTGAAGGAGAAGAGATATTTCTTCTGCAAGAGAAAGAGGAATTTGGTGAATAAATGCGGCTACTGGAAATCAAGCGGCAAAGACAAGCAAGTTGTGGCTTCAGGGAGCAATAATGTGATTGGAATCAAGAAATCGTTTGTTTTCTATCAGGATAGGAAGATGAAGACTAAATGGATTATGCAAGAATTCTCTCTTGTGGGCTTTCTCAAGACACCATTCTTGAATCAG AGGCTACTGATGCAAGTGGGAGATTGGGTTGTTTGCCGTTTGTACCAAAGGAAGAGGAAAGCAAGAAGTCATGGGGCAACAGCTTATAATAGCAAGGGGGCTTCGGTTGCTCAAACGCCGTCGTTTTTGCCGATGTCGCTGTCGTGTTCAAGTGGGATAACGGACGTCTCTTCTAGTGATTTAGATCAGGAAGCAAGTAGTCGTTTTTTGTGA
- the LOC125219602 gene encoding uncharacterized protein LOC125219602, producing MSQSGLLHTKKHMIELQVANLKRTLRKPLNNCMPDEDSLEESRGSSKRSRTSEEGGPQIDSIPESRSSTLQRPTGRDQAKSKAKRRGKEVATSSYTIPNDFTAALREMRVTRERECDIQERKIKAASDIQERNIKAAILTPLMARRDLTPEEETLKRNLIAELFGN from the exons ATGTCACAAAGTGGATTGCTGCATACAAAAAAGCACATGATCGAGCTACAAGTGGCCAATCTAAAGAGGACATTGAGAAAGCCGCTCAACAACTGTATG CCAGATGAAGATAGTCTTGAAGAAAGTCGTGGGAGCTCAAAAAGGTCGAGGACTAGTGAGGAAGGAGGACCTCAAATTGACTCCATTCCTGAGAGTCGTTCTTCAACATTGCAGCGTCCTACCGGAAGAGATCAAGCTAAGAGTAAGGCTAAAAGAAGAGGCAAAGAAGTTGCAACGTCTTCATATACAATCCCTAATGATTTCACTGCAGCACTGCGTGAAATGAGAGTTACACGTGAAAGGGAATGTGATATTCAAGAACGGAAGATCAAAGCAGCTAGTGATATTCAGGAACGGAACATCAAGGCAGCTATCCTTACTCCGCTGATGGCTAGGAGGGACTTAACTCCAGAAGAAGAAACGTTGAAACGCAATCTAATAGCAGAATTATTTGGGAATTGA